The following are from one region of the Longimicrobium sp. genome:
- a CDS encoding DUF6484 domain-containing protein: MAVNHDVVTLEITRFESTDEQRGGDPAGAGDEAGGAVLTAAMEETEARRRPPQPSVAGIVIGRVTSVSAAEGVWVDYPANPSGAPMPACSTVAIGAGDVGREVALSFERGEAARPIVLGLLHRPAAHGESAWPHAAITADGERVTVSADREIVLRCGDASITLTRAGKILIRGSYLLSRSTGVNRIKGGSVQIN, from the coding sequence ATGGCGGTGAACCACGACGTCGTGACGCTGGAGATCACCCGGTTCGAGAGCACGGACGAGCAGCGGGGCGGCGACCCGGCGGGCGCGGGGGACGAGGCCGGCGGCGCCGTTCTCACCGCGGCCATGGAGGAGACGGAGGCTCGCCGCCGGCCGCCGCAGCCTTCGGTCGCGGGGATCGTGATCGGGCGCGTGACGTCCGTCTCGGCTGCGGAGGGCGTGTGGGTCGACTATCCCGCGAACCCGTCCGGCGCCCCGATGCCCGCGTGCTCGACGGTGGCGATCGGCGCGGGCGACGTGGGGCGCGAAGTGGCCCTGTCCTTCGAGCGGGGAGAAGCGGCGCGGCCGATCGTCCTCGGTCTCCTCCATCGCCCCGCCGCCCATGGGGAGAGTGCGTGGCCGCACGCCGCGATCACGGCGGACGGGGAGCGCGTCACCGTGAGCGCGGACCGCGAGATCGTGCTGCGCTGCGGCGATGCCAGCATCACCCTCACCCGCGCTGGGAAGATCCTGATCCGCGGGTCCTACCTCCTGAGCCGCTCCACCGGGGTGAACCGGATCAAGGGCGGCTCCGTCCAGATCAACTGA
- a CDS encoding type VI immunity family protein, with protein MSWTDVWAEYAELGRSWTVLRPAVAMEFYGEGARLAAHGESILDRFLGLLPEGTQLYQLGNNSREYRKVDAPSLRRIRKTLAELEQRGRFYMIKDAPEFDVGGYSLELHLGSKHATINDRVHIALPLEFADEHRISGTIELFRELVTDVPFWGAVAGYGFDLPWGRECEMVAMPAMLRAALRFHGLLVRHRTQEDYAVKKLKSAGWLTFLDAELLGLVGGQDALEAAVDGLVEISPLRGGVLLKAGDRPPVGDVNRQEADVRPLAAVNRAISEIRLQRWFSHNLFSVPAETSNDWLSRFDRWKFEASPSR; from the coding sequence GTGAGCTGGACTGACGTGTGGGCCGAGTATGCGGAACTGGGCCGCAGCTGGACGGTGCTGCGCCCGGCCGTGGCGATGGAGTTCTACGGGGAGGGAGCGAGGCTGGCAGCACACGGCGAATCGATCCTCGACCGGTTCCTCGGCCTGTTGCCGGAAGGGACCCAGCTATACCAGTTGGGGAACAATTCGAGGGAGTACCGGAAGGTGGATGCGCCCAGCCTGCGGCGCATCAGGAAGACGCTGGCCGAACTGGAGCAGCGAGGCCGGTTCTACATGATCAAGGATGCGCCCGAGTTCGACGTGGGTGGGTACTCCCTCGAGCTTCACCTCGGCTCGAAGCACGCGACGATCAACGACAGAGTCCACATCGCCTTGCCCCTGGAGTTCGCGGACGAGCATCGCATCTCCGGGACGATCGAGCTGTTTCGTGAGCTGGTCACCGACGTTCCGTTCTGGGGCGCGGTGGCCGGGTATGGGTTCGACCTGCCGTGGGGCCGCGAGTGCGAGATGGTTGCGATGCCGGCGATGCTTCGGGCCGCGCTTCGCTTCCACGGGCTGCTGGTTCGCCATCGGACGCAGGAAGACTATGCGGTGAAGAAGCTGAAGTCGGCCGGGTGGCTGACGTTTCTCGACGCCGAGCTCCTAGGCCTGGTGGGCGGCCAGGACGCGCTCGAAGCCGCGGTGGACGGGCTCGTCGAGATCTCTCCGCTGAGGGGTGGTGTGTTGTTGAAGGCGGGAGATCGGCCGCCGGTTGGCGATGTCAACCGACAGGAGGCAGACGTGCGGCCGCTGGCGGCGGTGAACCGAGCGATCTCCGAGATTCGCCTCCAGCGGTGGTTTTCTCACAATCTTTTCAGTGTTCCAGCCGAAACCTCAAACGACTGGCTGAGCCGGTTCGACCGATGGAAATTCGAGGCCTCCCCTTCCCGGTGA
- the tssI gene encoding type VI secretion system tip protein TssI/VgrG — protein sequence MSAFSQADRPMRVETALGEDVLLLAGLTGDEGVSMPFRWRLELLSEDGCISPGDVLRTPVTLHLRLADGSERIVHGLVRRFAQLGRRDELAEYRAEVVPWLWFLSLGRECRIYQNLTVPEIAEQVFRAQGWSDFELRCTKSYPKREYCVQYRETHLAFVQRLLEDEGIFYFFEHSEGKHLLVLADGADAVQPCPAMPKARMAPQEAPDGDDVVTELYREHAARAGKVALRDYDPLQPSLKLESTLSGEEPEEVYDYPGGYTQPGEGDRYARLRLEAQAARREVVRGGGTCRAFASGFRFDLTDHYRSDANQAYTLLRVRHTARAGDYLSWESAPLDYRNRFLATPHAVPWRPPRATRRPVVRGSQTALVVGPAGEEVWTDKHGRIKVQFYWDREGKKDENSSCWVRVAQPWAGKGYGGVQIPRIGNEVVVEFLEGDPDRPLVTGSVYNAEQAPPFALPGIQMGMKSRSSPGGGGYNEITMTDTKGKEAITIHGQYDMTTTVEHDRTDTIKNNETVSITVNRTESVGGNEQISITGNRTESVGGNEQIAVTGTRTETVGADETLTVTGSRTRTVVVNESVNVGVAQEVTVIGARALTVGAGQTTSITGGHTVSVSRDQGNTIDGGRTTKVGKDDSLTVAKKLVIDAGDEVTIKTGDASIVMKKDGTITLKGKDIKVEGSGKINVKASGDVVLKGQNVLAN from the coding sequence ATGAGCGCGTTCTCGCAGGCGGACCGCCCGATGCGCGTGGAGACCGCGCTGGGCGAGGATGTGCTCCTGCTGGCCGGGCTCACCGGCGACGAAGGGGTGTCGATGCCCTTCCGCTGGCGGCTGGAGCTGCTCTCCGAGGACGGCTGCATCAGCCCGGGCGACGTGCTGCGCACCCCCGTCACCCTGCACCTGCGCCTGGCCGACGGGAGCGAGCGCATCGTCCACGGACTCGTGCGCCGCTTCGCGCAGCTGGGGCGGCGCGACGAGCTGGCCGAGTACCGCGCCGAGGTGGTGCCCTGGCTCTGGTTCCTCTCCCTCGGCCGCGAGTGCCGCATCTACCAGAACCTCACCGTTCCCGAGATCGCCGAGCAGGTGTTCCGCGCGCAGGGGTGGTCGGACTTCGAGCTGCGCTGCACGAAGAGCTATCCCAAGCGCGAGTACTGCGTGCAGTACCGCGAGACGCACCTGGCCTTCGTGCAGCGGCTGCTGGAGGACGAGGGGATCTTCTACTTCTTCGAGCACTCCGAGGGAAAGCACCTGCTGGTGCTGGCCGACGGCGCCGACGCGGTGCAGCCCTGCCCGGCGATGCCGAAGGCGCGCATGGCGCCGCAGGAGGCGCCGGACGGCGACGACGTGGTGACCGAGCTGTATCGCGAGCACGCCGCCCGCGCGGGGAAGGTGGCGCTGCGCGACTACGACCCGCTGCAGCCCTCGCTGAAGCTGGAAAGCACGCTCTCGGGCGAGGAGCCCGAGGAGGTGTACGACTACCCCGGCGGCTACACCCAGCCCGGCGAGGGCGACCGCTACGCCCGGCTGCGGCTGGAGGCGCAGGCCGCGCGCCGTGAAGTGGTGCGCGGCGGGGGCACCTGCCGCGCCTTCGCCAGCGGCTTCCGCTTCGACCTGACCGACCACTACCGCTCCGACGCCAACCAGGCCTACACCCTCCTGCGCGTGCGCCACACCGCCCGCGCGGGCGACTACCTGAGCTGGGAGTCGGCGCCGCTCGACTATCGCAACCGCTTCCTCGCGACCCCGCACGCCGTTCCCTGGCGCCCGCCGCGCGCCACCCGGCGCCCGGTGGTGCGCGGCTCGCAGACGGCGCTCGTGGTGGGCCCCGCCGGCGAGGAGGTGTGGACCGACAAGCACGGGCGCATCAAGGTGCAGTTCTACTGGGACCGCGAGGGGAAGAAGGACGAGAACTCGAGCTGCTGGGTGCGCGTGGCCCAGCCGTGGGCGGGGAAGGGATATGGCGGCGTGCAGATCCCCCGCATCGGCAACGAGGTGGTGGTGGAGTTCCTGGAGGGCGATCCCGACCGGCCGCTGGTGACCGGGAGCGTCTACAACGCCGAGCAGGCGCCGCCCTTCGCGCTCCCGGGGATCCAGATGGGGATGAAGTCGCGCTCCTCGCCCGGCGGCGGCGGCTACAACGAGATCACCATGACGGACACGAAGGGAAAGGAGGCGATCACCATCCACGGCCAGTACGACATGACCACCACCGTGGAGCACGATCGCACCGACACCATCAAGAACAACGAGACGGTCTCCATCACGGTGAACCGCACGGAGAGCGTGGGGGGGAACGAGCAGATCAGCATCACCGGCAACCGCACCGAGAGCGTGGGCGGCAACGAGCAGATCGCCGTCACCGGTACCCGGACGGAAACCGTGGGCGCCGACGAGACGCTGACGGTGACGGGGAGCCGCACCCGCACCGTGGTGGTGAACGAGTCCGTCAACGTCGGCGTGGCGCAGGAGGTCACCGTCATCGGGGCCCGAGCCCTCACCGTGGGAGCCGGCCAGACCACCTCGATCACCGGCGGTCACACCGTGTCGGTGAGCCGCGACCAGGGGAATACCATCGACGGCGGCCGCACCACGAAGGTGGGAAAGGACGACTCGCTGACCGTGGCCAAGAAGCTGGTGATCGACGCCGGCGACGAGGTCACCATCAAGACGGGCGACGCCAGCATCGTGATGAAGAAGGACGGCACCATCACCCTCAAGGGCAAGGACATCAAGGTCGAGGGCTCGGGGAAGATCAACGTGAAGGCGTCGGGCGACGTGGTCCTGAAGGGGCAGAACGTGCTGGCGAACTGA
- a CDS encoding DUF2169 domain-containing protein: protein MSSETPYRADGSWGRDKDGLHEWIVAVKATFEIRPDGSLAVAEEQLDPLLAPEYSGEPGMSSLCYDADLVAPKPTTDMVLNATAYAPGGRPSTHFMAGLRIGPLTKVIRVVGDRTWVDGPLGGVPSEPLPVAQVPITWERAYGGYDHADPDPRNHRLDTRNPVGTGIGSRIGDPAPVFEYPGGGLEGGPAGFGAIDSFWSPRRELQGTYDQAWEEGRMPLLPEDWDPRSLLCSPPDQRPATWLHGGELIELANLTPGGHLRFVLPKVYLTFRTAFSTRTGTRTEEHRGRLSTVVIEPDHPRVIMVWTSALQVRRDPDYLDETVVREKPYR from the coding sequence GTGAGCAGCGAAACGCCCTACCGGGCCGACGGTTCCTGGGGACGCGACAAGGACGGCCTGCACGAGTGGATCGTGGCGGTCAAGGCGACGTTCGAAATCCGTCCCGACGGCAGCCTGGCGGTAGCCGAGGAGCAGCTCGACCCGCTGCTGGCGCCCGAGTACAGCGGCGAGCCGGGAATGTCGAGCCTGTGCTACGACGCCGACTTGGTGGCGCCCAAGCCCACGACGGACATGGTGCTGAACGCCACGGCGTACGCTCCCGGCGGGCGGCCGAGCACCCACTTCATGGCCGGACTCCGCATCGGTCCGCTCACCAAGGTCATCCGCGTGGTCGGTGACCGCACCTGGGTGGACGGACCGCTCGGCGGCGTGCCCTCGGAACCGCTCCCCGTGGCGCAGGTGCCGATCACCTGGGAGCGCGCCTACGGAGGATATGACCACGCGGACCCGGACCCCCGCAACCACCGCCTGGACACCCGCAACCCCGTAGGTACGGGGATCGGCAGCCGGATCGGCGATCCCGCGCCCGTTTTCGAGTATCCCGGCGGCGGCCTGGAGGGCGGCCCGGCCGGCTTCGGCGCCATCGACAGCTTCTGGTCGCCGCGCAGGGAACTGCAGGGGACGTACGACCAAGCTTGGGAGGAGGGGCGCATGCCGCTCCTTCCGGAGGACTGGGATCCCCGATCGCTCCTCTGCTCTCCCCCCGACCAGCGCCCCGCCACCTGGCTGCACGGCGGCGAACTGATCGAGCTGGCCAACCTCACTCCCGGGGGGCATCTCCGCTTCGTTCTGCCGAAGGTGTACCTCACCTTCCGCACCGCTTTCAGCACGCGCACGGGCACGCGCACCGAGGAGCATCGCGGCCGGCTCTCCACGGTGGTCATCGAGCCCGACCACCCGCGCGTGATCATGGTGTGGACGAGCGCGCTGCAGGTGCGCCGCGACCCCGACTACCTGGACGAGACCGTCGTCCGCGAGAAGCCGTACCGGTGA
- a CDS encoding PAAR-like domain-containing protein, whose product MSTVGINPPKTPVTTGSRGTAKATTPNVCKMPGPPAPFVPSPLPNIAKSGSSPQGYSKDVTIEGNTVAIRGAMFESMGDLASKGTGGGLISANTHGPAKFITFGSLDVKIEGKSVHLLGEPMLNNCGPTGSPPNTGATLQGVRQDSSRARAVLAEIAKSCDGSVSPTHEDGPKKGQKKSCTALGTEKHACCEKKIQEHRAANPENGDPPIEGEQGYRRPSLDQNNRPVANADGTFPAPQPTGAPRPDLGAAFKAGGSAVREAFAALSGNCYPDAAILNADGSKTFVDFKFPCPEGHPSGKGTSRGGANTSMSPRQQGSYDGLGYGTGNGEAIVISP is encoded by the coding sequence ATGTCCACCGTGGGAATCAATCCGCCCAAGACCCCCGTCACCACGGGCAGCCGCGGCACCGCCAAGGCCACCACTCCCAATGTCTGCAAGATGCCGGGCCCCCCGGCTCCGTTCGTACCCTCTCCCCTTCCCAACATCGCCAAGTCCGGCAGCTCGCCCCAGGGTTACTCGAAGGATGTGACGATCGAGGGGAACACCGTCGCCATCCGTGGCGCGATGTTCGAAAGCATGGGCGACCTGGCGAGCAAGGGCACCGGTGGCGGGCTGATCTCCGCCAACACTCACGGACCGGCCAAGTTCATCACCTTCGGCTCGCTGGACGTGAAGATCGAGGGCAAGAGCGTCCACCTCCTCGGCGAGCCGATGCTGAACAACTGCGGCCCGACTGGCAGCCCGCCGAACACCGGTGCGACCTTGCAGGGGGTGCGCCAGGATTCCTCCCGGGCCAGAGCGGTGCTGGCGGAGATCGCGAAGTCGTGCGACGGCTCCGTTTCGCCCACGCACGAGGACGGGCCGAAGAAGGGTCAGAAGAAGTCCTGCACGGCGCTGGGCACGGAGAAGCATGCCTGTTGCGAGAAGAAGATCCAGGAACACCGTGCCGCCAATCCCGAGAACGGCGATCCCCCGATCGAGGGCGAGCAGGGCTATCGCCGACCGAGCCTGGATCAGAACAATCGGCCCGTAGCGAATGCCGATGGCACCTTCCCGGCGCCGCAGCCGACCGGCGCACCCCGGCCCGATCTGGGCGCGGCCTTCAAGGCTGGTGGCAGCGCCGTTCGCGAAGCCTTCGCCGCGCTCAGCGGCAACTGCTATCCGGACGCGGCCATCCTCAACGCGGATGGATCCAAGACATTCGTGGATTTCAAGTTTCCCTGCCCCGAGGGGCACCCGTCGGGAAAGGGAACCTCGAGAGGGGGGGCCAACACCTCGATGAGCCCCAGACAGCAGGGGAGCTATGATGGTCTGGGATATGGGACCGGGAACGGCGAAGCGATCGTCATCAGCCCTTAG
- a CDS encoding beta-ketoacyl synthase N-terminal-like domain-containing protein, whose product MYGPVHVVAAGARTPVGLHAPASAAALRAGISGMGRHPFMVDHLGDPMPGAIDAVIDPGLFGPDRFLALTESALREACAPLCEAGFRPRLPLYLALPEPRPGFGEDDAQAVAAGIVRIERLPANISEVRVSTEGHAAGLLVLASALEQIRSGAIEACLVGGVESYFHPDTMEWLDDNRQLAGADARSAFVPGEGAGFCLLMGEPARERGGLRARVRVLAAAVARETKLIKTEDVCLGEGLTAAVRAAAARLAPPTETVGEVICDLNGERYRGEEWGFACLRLGRYIADPTAYRSPADLWGDLGAASGPLFVMLACQAAERGYAKASRTMLWASSEGGLRAAALLETTAAT is encoded by the coding sequence ATGTACGGCCCCGTCCACGTCGTGGCCGCCGGCGCCCGGACGCCGGTGGGGCTGCACGCTCCGGCCAGCGCGGCCGCGCTCCGCGCGGGGATCAGCGGGATGGGCAGGCACCCGTTCATGGTCGACCACCTGGGCGACCCGATGCCCGGGGCGATCGACGCGGTGATCGACCCGGGGCTCTTCGGTCCTGACCGCTTCCTGGCGCTGACGGAGAGCGCGCTTCGCGAGGCGTGCGCGCCGCTCTGCGAAGCGGGTTTCCGTCCCCGGCTTCCCCTCTACCTGGCGTTGCCAGAGCCCCGGCCGGGGTTCGGCGAGGACGACGCGCAGGCGGTGGCCGCCGGGATCGTCCGGATCGAAAGACTGCCCGCCAACATCTCCGAGGTGAGGGTCTCCACCGAGGGGCATGCCGCCGGCCTGCTGGTGCTGGCTTCCGCCCTGGAGCAGATCCGGAGTGGGGCGATCGAGGCGTGCCTGGTGGGGGGAGTGGAGAGCTATTTCCACCCCGACACCATGGAATGGCTCGACGACAACCGGCAGCTTGCGGGTGCGGACGCGCGCTCGGCGTTCGTGCCGGGCGAGGGCGCCGGGTTCTGCCTGCTGATGGGGGAGCCCGCCCGTGAGCGTGGTGGGTTGCGCGCCCGGGTGCGAGTGCTCGCCGCGGCGGTCGCGAGGGAGACGAAGCTCATCAAGACCGAGGACGTCTGCCTGGGTGAGGGGCTGACCGCCGCGGTCCGGGCCGCCGCGGCACGCTTGGCCCCACCGACGGAGACGGTGGGCGAGGTGATCTGCGACCTCAACGGCGAGCGCTACCGCGGCGAGGAGTGGGGGTTCGCCTGCCTGCGCCTCGGCAGATACATCGCCGACCCGACCGCGTATCGCTCTCCCGCCGACCTGTGGGGCGATCTGGGAGCCGCGTCGGGCCCGCTGTTCGTCATGCTCGCCTGCCAGGCCGCCGAGCGCGGCTACGCGAAGGCTTCACGGACTATGCTGTGGGCGAGCTCGGAGGGCGGCCTGCGCGCGGCCGCCCTGCTCGAGACCACAGCTGCGACATGA